From Plasmodium chabaudi chabaudi strain AS genome assembly, chromosome: 12, the proteins below share one genomic window:
- a CDS encoding eukaryotic translation initiation factor 3 subunit D, putative (term=annotation;date=20150803;qualifier=removed_product=eukaryotic translation initiation factor 3 subunit 7, putative;qualifier=added_product=eukaryotic translation initiation factor 3 subunit d, putative;curatorName=ucb@sanger.ac.uk;~pfam_scan;Pfam:PF05091.8; E()=2.5E-151;score=505.1;query 10-531;description=eIF-3_zeta;~iprscan;InterPro:IPR007783 : Eukaryotic translation initiation factor 3, subunit 7;Pfam:PF05091; score=3.8E-151;query 10-531;description=Eukaryotic translation initiation factor 3 subunit D;~iprscan;InterPro:IPR007783 : Eukaryotic translation initiation factor 3, subunit 7;PIRSF:PIRSF016281; score=2.0E-194;query 1-537;description=Eukaryotic translation initiation factor 3 subunit D), with translation MSSFKLLGVVNNRTWGPDIKNEELVNSCMEDIKKYQFEPSMKFEKIGKICDFTTTTYQKNIKDINKISGDGDNAFEEELQFQTVDLRTGQKPKGTLFNKKKIINKQTTQAFAQKQQEEDNLYSSRIKTAEQKKQKMLQQAKTARLNARHRIFTEWSNEPTPSWTVDCEIMFNELPKKSIKIDHLKIEDIFFRGKVLYYDKRFENINVKNPPFLAHLNKDANILVCKPSDDQALMEILDNEEKKAKENNSNGLIIVSTDQILSCLMSCVHSKYSWHLIIKKKGNRIIIDKDDDSIIDLLTVNENSLDAPTQDSENKINSLQALGLEAVKINERFKNHVQLNNQIAEEYDNTSFNSKHCNNNSNILYRYRKINLPPVIHGSSKTSCTIITRGEIHSKIKGSNNSYVYICSLNEYDIKSHKNWRSQIENQKGALLANEIRNNTYKLHKFICQALLSGCDDIKLGFVSRKNANDYENHNILSIQSHKTKDLSTQIGLKYENIWGILKFIIDNISDRPDGKYVILKDPLKSLLRLYCTHEDD, from the coding sequence atgtcatCGTTTAAATTACTTGGTGTTGTAAACAACAGAACATGGGGGCCtgacataaaaaatgaagagtTAGTGAACTCCTGTATGgaggatataaaaaagtatcAATTTGAGCCTTCTATGAAATTTGAAAAGATTGGTAAAATATGCGATTTTACAACCACTAcctatcaaaaaaatataaaagatataaataaaatatcagGAGATGGTGATAATGCATTTGAAGAAGAGCTACAATTTCAAACTGTTGACTTAAGAACAGGACAAAAACCAAAAGGTACTttgtttaataaaaagaaaataataaataaacaaacaACTCAAGCATTTGCTCAAAAACAACAAGAAGaagataatttatatagtaGTAGAATTAAAACAGCTGAacagaaaaaacaaaagatgTTACAACAAGCTAAAACAGCTAGATTAAATGCTCGTCATAGAATATTTACAGAATGGAGTAATGAACCAACTCCTTCATGGACAGTAGATTGTGAAATTATGTTTAATGAGTTACCTAAAAAATCAATTAAAATTGATCATTTGAAAATCgaagatatatttttccgaggaaaagtattatattatgataaaaggtttgaaaatattaatgttAAAAATCCACCTTTCCTTGcacatttaaataaagatgcaaatatattagtTTGTAAACCTAGTGATGATCAAGCATTAATGGAAATTTTAGATAATGAAGAGAAAAAAgctaaagaaaataattcaaacgGATTAATTATTGTATCTACCGATCAAATATTATCTTGCCTTATGTCTTGTGTACATTCTAAATATTCTTggcatttaataattaaaaaaaaaggaaatagaATTATTATAGATAAAGATGATGATTCTATTATTGATTTATTAACagtaaatgaaaattcatTAGATGCACCAACTCAAGAtagtgaaaataaaataaattcattaCAAGCTTTAGGTTTAGAAGCagttaaaattaatgaacgatttaaaaatcatgtccaattaaataatcaaataGCTGAGGAATATGATAATACATCATTTAATTCAAAACACTGTAACAATAATTCTAATATTCTATATagatatagaaaaattaatctCCCACCAGTAATCCATGGATCATCTAAAACGAGTTGTACCATCATCACAAGAGGAGAAATacattcaaaaataaaaggatcaaataattcatatgtttatatttgttcattaaatgaatatgataTTAAAAGCCATAAAAATTGGAGATCTCAAATAGAAAATCAAAAGGGTGCATTATTAGCTAACGAAATAcgtaataatacatataaacttcataaatttatatgtcAAGCTTTATTAAGTGGTTGTGATGACATTAAATTAGGTTTTGTATCCCGAAAAAATGCTAATGATTATGaaaatcataatatattatctatCCAATCACATAAAACAAAAGATTTGTCAACACAAATTggattaaaatatgaaaatatatgggGTATActcaaatttattattgataACATTTCAGACAGACCAGATGGTAAATATGTTATTCTCAAAGACCCATTAAAATCTTTATTACGTTTATATTGTACACATGAAGATGATTAA
- a CDS encoding conserved Plasmodium protein, unknown function (tmhmm; query 1-824; ~;query 1-147; ~;query 148-170; ~;query 171-823), producing the protein MTYLRNTLRYKNVLKNYEIAWIGHNYNKTNFKLKQLCFKIDQKIIHNEKKIDNINNEIDKSIKNKKENITTYTYAYLKKIFFVAFLFYGTYESINLAKNIKSRIEEDPNLNSIIHVKINSTKIRFEQFISKLNDNVFKYIKQNINLNIILNYISEFVFYLLNYTYLFIQVVIKSFTNFWTSALRVNTLLGIKETKIGATKKEKNEKEYIKDEQDTNINCDEKIEDLHKDNIYTDIEDVLHDFEKLENFEIHKNNNNLKIDDSDQISLRNVESLQDKNNPYFYSNIKEDETEWFVKSLDERDINMNSYENTTGRNKTTSTIVKQNLSFQTDNQEKNTIKLEENVQVNEIENMKKEKYMEDEQNGIVNDEPKIKDDKDEFHVIIKSDDNIVDKEDVQLSKNMNNQDKGQKAEEKNIIAKSISDEPIVIPEKKTKRVELEKENETYNTDEIDTPINNKKENIINNDKYIKRILEKELINFKTDINSLSKEDLQNKIVDMFVNELVNERYKNILLEEEKEVLKKILTIKYNDIFLKKKKKIEKVLKKSMLKMLKEEEKLLKENYEKKRESFENSIIDKTKKEIDIEKNRMKSELKEIEESYLSKINTYAYDINRLKENITTDQIRQLKLQYINDIQHQLVYLQNCIIHDLSIEPILKDLKKHLKKDTFLEQTLKALPDNFFTCTYKLTNNSREQIKKKFYYLYKLSVKEAFYEHSNNYLYKMLINLFSYFYINYEVTSNMILSRALKNNSVLKENLLNLSYALNSVRQNKFIDSLQYIDGLTGGCRQTFESFNEDIKNVTLFKYYVRLAVSRLTLLSKLMRAYSEES; encoded by the coding sequence ATGACATATTTACGAAATACCTTACGATACAAAAATGTTTTGAAGAATTATGAGATTGCTTGGATTGGACACAACTATAACAAAACTAATTTCAAACTTAAACaattatgttttaaaatcgatcaaaaaattatacataatgaaaaaaaaattgataatattaataatgaaattgataaaagcataaaaaataaaaaggaaaatataacCACATacacatatgcatatttaaaaaaaatattttttgtagcATTCTTATTTTATGGTACCTATGAAAGTATAAATTTagctaaaaatataaaaagccGTATAGAAGAAGATCCAAATTTAAATAGTATTATACacgtaaaaataaactcaACAAAAATAAGATTCGAACAATTTATATccaaattaaatgataatgtatttaaatatataaaacagaatataaatttaaatattattttaaactATATTAGTGAattcgttttttatttattaaattatacttatttgtttattcaGGTTGTTATAAAAAGTTTCACAAATTTTTGGACTTCGGCACTGAGGGTAAATACATTACTAGGGATAAAGGAAACTAAAATCGGTGCAAccaaaaaagagaaaaatgaaaaagaatatatcaAGGATGAACAAGATACAAATATCAATtgtgatgaaaaaattgaagaTTTACATAAagacaatatatatactgaTATAGAAGATGTACTTCatgattttgaaaaattagaaaatttcgaaattcataaaaataataataacctTAAAATAGACGATTCTGATCAAATTAGCCTAAGAAATGTTGAAAGTTTACAAGACAAAAATaatccatatttttacagTAACATAAAAGAAGATGAAACAGAATGGTTTGTTAAAAGTTTGGATGAAagagatataaatatgaatagtTATGAAAATACCACTGGCCGAAACAAAACAACATCAACTAtagtaaaacaaaatttatcatttcaAACAGATAACCAAGAAAAAAACACGATAAAACTTGAAGAAAATGTGCAGGTGAACGAAATTGAAAACatgaaaaaagagaaatatATGGAAGACGAACAAAATGGGATTGTAAATGACGAACCAAAAATTAAGGATGACAAAGACGAGTTTCatgtaattattaaaagtgATGATAATATTGTGGACAAGGAAGATGTGCAATTatctaaaaatatgaacaatcAAGATAAGGGACAAAAAgcagaagaaaaaaatataatagcaAAGAGCATATCCGATGAACCTATAGTAATTCCcgagaaaaaaacaaaaagagTTGAACtcgaaaaagaaaatgagaCATATAATACTGACGAAATAGATACCCCaattaataacaaaaaagaaaacataataaataatgataaatatataaaaagaatattagAAAAAGAGTTAatcaattttaaaacagATATAAATAGTTTAAGCAAAGAggatttacaaaataaaattgttgaTATGTTTGTAAATGAACTAGTTAAcgaaagatataaaaatatattattggaagaagaaaaggaggtattaaaaaaaatattaacaattaaatataatgatatttttttaaaaaaaaaaaaaaaaatcgaaaaagtattaaaaaaatcaatgttaaaaatgttaaaggAAGAAGAAAAGTTGttgaaagaaaattatgaaaaaaaaagagagaGCTTTGAAAATAGCATAAttgataaaacaaaaaaagaaatagatatagaaaaaaatagaatgaAAAGcgaattaaaagaaattgaAGAAAGCTACTTaagcaaaataaatacttatgcatatgatataaatagattaaaggaaaatataacaacAGATCAAATTAGACAATTGAAATTACagtatataaatgatatacaACACCAATTGgtttatttacaaaattgcATAATTCATGATTTGTCTATCGAGCCAATTTTAAAggatttaaaaaagcatttaaaaaaagacacATTTTTAGAACAAACTCTTAAAGCATTACCAGACAATTTCTTTACATGTACATATAAACTAACTAATAATAGTCGggaacaaattaaaaaaaaattttattatttatataaattgaGTGTAAAGGAAGCTTTTTATGAacattcaaataattatttatataaaatgttaatcaatttattttcttatttttatattaactaTGAGGTAACCTCTAATATGATATTGAGCCGAGctctaaaaaataattcggttttaaaagaaaatttattaaatttatcatatgCATTGAATAGTGTaagacaaaataaattcataGACTCATTGCAATATATAGACGGATTAACTGGTGGGTGTAGACAAACATTTGAATCATTTAATGAAGATATCAAAAATGTTACGttgtttaaatattatgtcAGACTAGCTGTATCGAGATTAACATTATTAAGCAAACTTATGAGAGCTTATTCCGAGGAAAGCTAA